A single window of Bradyrhizobium daqingense DNA harbors:
- the cmk gene encoding (d)CMP kinase — MIIAIDGPAASGKGTLGKRLAHHYGYRHLDTGVIYRAVAYALMQSGHDLNDEAAAVQAALELDPEKFGNPALKTQLAGEGASIVSAIPRVREALLNFQRQFAADPPGAVLDGRDIGTVICPHADVKIFVVADPKVRARRRTMEARARGEDADEAAVLADIIQRDERDKNRPIAPLKPAPDAYLLDNSQLDIEGGVRAAIDIIEAVRAGRSRG; from the coding sequence ATGATCATCGCCATCGACGGGCCTGCGGCCTCGGGCAAGGGGACGCTCGGCAAGCGTCTTGCCCACCATTACGGTTATCGTCACCTCGATACCGGCGTGATCTATCGCGCGGTCGCCTATGCCCTCATGCAGTCCGGCCACGATCTCAACGACGAAGCGGCCGCGGTGCAAGCCGCTTTGGAGCTCGATCCCGAAAAATTCGGCAATCCGGCCCTGAAAACCCAATTGGCCGGCGAGGGTGCCTCGATCGTGTCGGCAATCCCAAGGGTCCGGGAAGCCCTCCTCAATTTCCAGCGGCAATTCGCCGCCGATCCGCCCGGCGCGGTGCTGGACGGCCGGGACATTGGAACCGTGATCTGCCCGCATGCCGACGTGAAGATCTTCGTCGTCGCCGACCCCAAGGTCCGCGCCCGCCGCCGGACCATGGAGGCCCGGGCGAGGGGCGAGGATGCGGACGAGGCCGCTGTGCTTGCCGACATCATCCAGCGCGACGAACGCGACAAGAACCGGCCGATTGCGCCTTTAAAACCGGCCCCGGATGCTTACTTGCTAGATAACTCTCAACTGGATATAGAAGGCGGCGTCCGGGCCGCCATCGACATTATCGAGGCCGTCCGAGCGGGCCGGTCGCGGGGTTAA